The sequence below is a genomic window from Selenomonas ruminantium subsp. lactilytica TAM6421.
ACGCAATCGAATAATATTTTCTGTAGGGGTAGAAGTATTGCTCAATCCCTGCCAATTTCGATATACATAAGCCAAAGGATAGAGACCAATAGTCAAAAATAGATAAAGGCTTCTAAATGATGACAGAGCCATTATCATAGTACCTAAGGTAAACAAAATATGCCGAATTGCCACCTTATGACGAGCATAGATAACAATCATCAAGAAGAACAGTATTTCAAAAAATTTACCATAACCCGTTCGAATTGTTATAGGCTTCATTTCACCTACGTAATTAGAAATTATATCATATCCATATGAGCGAAAAACATAAGTCATGGCATCCCAGCCATAGGGATTGATAAATCCCGCCAACACTATAAGTATCGCTATAGTACAAAGATAAGATATATTTATGGTATTGTCTTTAACAAAATATTTCTTTACATCATAGCATATCAAGTGATCCAAGAAAAATGGCAGCATAAAAATAAGCATCATTGGCCACATGGCGGCATGCAAATTGATTAACGCCAATGACAAAAACGGAAATAATAATAAATACTTCTTGTTATTTGTCTGAAGAAGAGCTTCTAAACCTATAATTTCAATCACAAATATCAATGTTGAAAATATTTGTGGCCGATTTTTTATAAAAAATAAGCATATGGCTATCCCTATAAAGCTCGATATAACTAACGCTATATCCTTATTCCCCTTCGCTGTCATCAACATTAGACGATACAAAGCATATATAGTCAAAGCCCCCATCGGATATAAAAGCGCAATCAAGCCATTAATTCCTAACCAGTTATATATTTCCCAAAAGATATAACTAGTTAGCCACTGTTGCATCACAAACGAGAAATTTTCATGTATGGTAAAGGGCTCTATATATGGTATACCATTTTCCGCTACATAACGTCCATGATTAAGCAAAAACCAGCCATCATTATCAATCTTCCCACTAATAAATAACAGGCCTATAAGCAAACATGCGTAGCGTATTAACGAAATTTTCCCTGGCTTAATTTTCATGATATTCTTGCTCCGTATTCACATTCCATATATTATTTCTATTACTATTTTCATCAATTATCGTTTTAACAGCCTCCATAGCCGTCATCATGGAGTGATCCATATTGTTATAACGATGCTGGCCGTTACGACCGATACAGAAAAGATTATCGATTGAATCCAAATAATCCTTAATAACAGGGAATTCCTTATACTTACCAAAATAAGCCGGATAAGCCTTAGGAACGTGAATACAAACACTATCCTCAACATCGCCTGCGGAAATAACACCGATATGTTCTAGTTCCTTAATGGCGAATTTAATAAATTCTTCATCACGCATGGACCATTTCTCATCATTTTCCTGACAAAAGTATTCCAGCCCTAGCCAAACTTTATTGACAGGATCCTGTACCAGATAGGGCGACCAATTGTTAAATATCTGCAACCGTCCAATCTCCACCTCTGGCTCCTGTACATAAATCCAACAATCCGGGACAATATTACCAAGCGTTTTGATTTTGGTCGTATTTTTCAACTTTAATTTATCTACCAGCAGCCCTACTGTGATGAAATCACGGTATAAAAGGCCGTCAGCCACATCCCTTACCTTTTGAGGAGGCAGCGTGTCTGCAATATCATGGATCAAATCCTTTATTGGCATGCTGGAAATTACATAATCAGGATTCCAAATCTTTACGCCCATATCCGTTTTTGTTTTTACACATGTCAGTTTATCATCCTGGCAACAGAGTTCCTGCACCTCACTATTTAGATAGATTTCCCCGCCTTGCTTCTCTATTTCTTCCTTCATTTTCTCCCAAAGTTGTCCTGGGCCATATTTGGGATAATAAAACTCCTCAATCAGGGAGGTCTCTACCTTTTGTGAGCGAGCATGCGTAATACGCACCAAAAAATTCTTGATAAGCCCCAGCAAAGATACACCTTTTATCCGCTGACTGCCCCAATCTGCATCGATTTCGGCAGGGTATCTCCCCCATACCTTATGTGTATATTCTTTGAAAAACATCTGGTATAGTCTTTTCCCAAACCGATTGATCATAAAGTTCTCTAAATTATTTTCAGGAAGCTTAACAAGCATCGTTTTGAAATAGCTCGCTGTAACTACCAGCAAACGTTTCATTCCCAAATTTCGTATCGTATTGAAGCCCAATGAAATCGGGTAATCAAAAAAATGTTTCAGATACAGGATGCGGGATATTCGCCGCCGAATCAGCATGACAGTGTCTTCCTCATCCGGGTCTGGTCCATTATCCTGCAGCTTGTTTACCCGGTTAAGCATCCTATCATCCATTGCCAATTCTCCCTGCACAGGCAGTAGCTCTTTCCACAAAGCAACAATTTCCGGACTTTTCGAGAAAAATCTATGGCCACCAATATCCATGCGATTGCCCTTATAATTTACAGTACGGGCTATCCCACCAACATAGTCTTCCTTTTCGACTATTATAGGATGTATATCTGTTTCCTTTAACATATAATATGCTGCTGTTAAGCCTGCGGGGCCTGCTCCAATTATTATTGCCGTTTTCATTTAATCAATACACTCCTATAAAAGACAAATCGTCTTCTCGCCCAATAATTCCACAAAAAGACAATTGCCGTAACTATTATCTTGGTCAGCACATAATAGATGTTCAGGATTTCCACACCCACGAACATTCCAATTTCTGTAAGCAACAAGCCGATTATTCCTATAAGAAAAACCGACGCTCCATCATGCCATTTAAAGCTATTATTTTTAAGCTGACTATTATCAATGAATACAAATTTCACAGAAAGATATGTGTTTAATGCAAGTCCGCCTACAAACCCTAGAACAGTCGCAATATACAGGCCATAGGGTATATATAAGCCCATAACATTGTAAAAAAACATCAATATCCCAAAATCAAATAAAAAAGAAACTGCTCCAACTATTGCATAGCGGAACAGTTCTGGAAAATTCATCTTATCTACACCTCTAAATATCATCACATATTCTTAAGCAAGAACAATAATGTTGGTACCAGTGTCACCACAAACAAGGCCGGAAAAATGAATAAAACCAACGGGAAAACTATCTTTACCGGCGCCTTCATAGCCTGTGCTTTAACGAACTGACGCCGACGTTCCCGAATATTATCAGCCTGATTCTTTAATGTTTTGCTCATGCTAGTACCAAGCCGCTCTGCCTGAATTACAGAAGTCATAAAAAGCGACACATCCTGTACATCACAACGGCTGGCCAGATTTTTCATGGCAGTACGGCGTACCATGCCCATACGGATATCTTCCTGCAGGCGTTTACATTCTGATATCAGTTCGCCTTTCATGCGGCCAGTAATCTTACTCAGTGCCGCATCAAAGGAAAGACCTGCCTGCACGCTGACACAAAGAAGATCCAAAACCTCCGGCAACTGACGGGCAATCTCAGCTTGACGCTTTTGCATCATGGTATTAAGACAGGCTATAGGCATAAAACCGCCCATCACGCCACCTAACAGCATAAAAACTATTTTCTGAATCAGAATAAAATTGCCATCTCCCACCAAAGTGAAGGTAACGAACCACATAGATAGCGCCCCTATCAGGCAAATAACCACGAATTGCGGAGCCGTGCATTCATGAGCTTTACCAGCCATAACCAAGCGCTTTTCCACAAGAGCTAATACCTGCTTCGGTGTCATACGACTGACGGACTCTGCCAGACGTTCTCCAGCAGGTTTCACCACACGTTCCATAAACGGAATCTCACGGAGTTTCCGTTGTCCATCCTTTTTGACCATTGGTTTACTTGCTTCTATGGGAGCATTATTATCATTATTTTCTAGTGCAAAAATACGCTGGCGTACACTGGTCTGGGGCAGAATCACCTTGCGGATAATAGCATATAAAAGCAAGAATGCAGTCAGTGCCAGGAATAAGGAGAATAGAAATATCAACATCAGAATATGCTCCTCCTGTCACCTGATTCTACCGCAAAGAAATCCTCCGGCAATTCCACATCATTGATCTCAAATTTATCCATGAAATCAGGCTTAAGACCTGTCGCTACATAAGTGCCAATGGCTTTTCCACTCTCATCATATCCCTGCTGCTGATAACGGAAAATATCCTGCATGGTGATGGTATTGCCTTCCATATGCTGAACTTCCGTTACATGGGTGATCTTGCGGCTGCCATCCCGCATTCGGGACTGCTGGATAATTAAGTCGATTGCCGAAGAAATCTGCTCACGAATAGCACGCACGGGCAATTCCAAGCCAGACATCAGCACCATGGTTTCCAAACGGGACAGGGCATCGCGGGGACTGTTAGCATGGGCGGTGGTCAGTGAGCCATCATGACCGGTATTCATGGCCTGCAGCATATCCAGCGCCTCGCCGGAACGCACCTCACCAACAATAATGCGGTCAGGACGCATACGCAAAGCATTGCGCACCAAGTCGCGGATGGTAATCTGCCCTTCCCCTTCAATATTGGCAGGACGGGACTCCAGAGTTACTACATGTTCCTGCTGCAGGCGCAGTTCCGCCGCATCCTCGATAGTGACAATACGCTCCTCCTCCGGAATAAAGGATGAAATGACATTCAACGTGGTTGTCTTACCAGAGCCTGTACCTCCGGACACCAGAATGTTGACACGCGCTTCGACACAGGCTCGTAAGAATTTGGCCATTTTCTCATCGATGGTACCAAAAGCAATCAGATTATCCACAGTCAACGGCTTCTTGGAGAATTTACGGATGGTAATCGACGGGCCATTAAGAGCCAGTGGCGGAATGATGATATTCACACGACTGCCGTCTTCCAAGCGGGCATCCACCAAAGGAGACGACTCGTCAATCCGGCGGCCCAGCGGTGTCAAAATGCGTTCTGCGATATTCATGATATGGGCGTTGTCATGAAATTGCACATCCGTCCGTTCCAGCTTGCCCAAACGCTCCACAAAGACCTTCTTGGGGCCATTCACCATGATCTCGGTGATGCTGTCATCCTGCAGAAGCGGCTCAATCGGCCCCAATCCCAGCATTTCATCCCGAATGTCAGCAATCAGTCTGGCCTTTTCTCCCCGTGGAATCGTAAAAGCTGCCGTATCCAAAGCCCTTTCGCAATAACGGGTAATAATCTCTTCCACTTGGCGGGGATCCTGGTTCAGGCTGGACAGTACAACCTGTTCGGCAGGCGTCATTTCATCGATGATTCGCTGATGGATGCGATGCTTTACCGCCTGGTAGGAGCGTTCTTCTGCCATCTCCTGTGCTTCATCCTGTGCGGCAAAAATCCGTACCTGCTTATTTCGCCCATCTCTACGTCCCAGACGCGTCAATAATGACATCTTGCTTCCCCCGCTTACTCCAATTGTTTTTCACTATACATTGTATATCTAATCTTCAAGCTAATATCCTTCATATCACTGCCGGTTATGTTATCCAATACACCAGCTAAAGTATAACCAACACCATCTTTATTTAAGTCAGCCTTCAATTCTACTATGACATTTTGGCTGTTTTTTTCATAAGTTATCTTAAAATCATTTTCATTTTTTTTAGGATTCCAATCTAAAATATCAATTGGTAACTTACTTTTTTTTACGTAATTATCTCTTATAGTCTTGTACTTGTTCTTATTGTCTACTATTGCAGCCTCTCTTGCACTACTGCGAGCTATACTGCTTAAAGTCAAATAATCGGCCATTACCATGCCACTATAGAAAATACCAAATAGTAAAACTAAAAAGAGAGGCAGCAACAATGCAAACTCCACAATAGCTTGACCTCTTTGGAATTTCATACTGCTACCTCCCTTCCATTCAATTAGAATGCGTTCTCTACACCAATGAATACATCTTTAATCTTATTCGTCAGCGTACCAGTACCGCCAACATAAGCAGCAATCGCCACAACAAAAGCCAGAATCAGTGCATATTCCACAATGCCCTGAGCCTTTTCGCTAAGATAACGTGCCTTCAAATACTCGATGATTTCCTTCATTCTGAAATCCTCCCTTAATTAAATAAATAATTTATTTATGCAAATCCCCATAGGATTGACATACAAGATTAAAATTTTATATTTACTATCTTTTGGATAACCAAATAGCCAACAATCTCCATTACAATCGCTGCCACCATAAACATACGTCCAATGGGCTCTGTAAACAACGGCTGTAAATATGTAGGATTGATTATTGACAGGACAAAGCCCAATGCTATCGGCAAAGCTGTCAATACAATTCCTGATGCCCGCCCCTGGGCAGTCAACGCCATAATCTCTCTGCGCATTCGGATACGCTCATTAATAGTATCACTAATCGTATCCATAATCTGCGCCAGATTACCACCCACCTGCCGTTGTATCAGCACGGCAGTGACAACCAGCTCAAAATCAGGGCTGTTAACCCTTTTCTGCATATTGTCTAGGGCTGTTTCCAAATCAACGCCGATATTCACTTCATTGACAACCTTCTGCACTTCCCGACCAATGGGTGCATCCATTTCCCGGGCGATATGTTCGAAGGCCTGCATAAAGCTGAAACCGGCCCGCAGTGCGTTGGCCACCATGGTGAGCATATCGCCCAGCTGATTGGTAAAGGCCTTTTGGCGGCGTTTGATATGAATACTCAGGAACATCAGCCCCAGTATGACACCACCAGCAAAGGCGGCCAATGACCATAAAGGTTCCAACGTAGCCGCCATGGTAATCGCGGCACAGAGCCCGCCCAGGAGTCCCAGGATAACTTCAAATTCAGACCCCAGCAGTGGCCAGTCAGCCTGCTGCATCTTGAAGTCCATACTATTGCCGCTATGCTGGATTTTCCTTACCCAGGCACCCGCCCGCTGGACGAAGTTGCGGAACCTGTCTTTGGCCACGGCCTTAGCCCGCTCTCCTCTAAGTTCCTGCTGGCGCAGGCGCATAGCGGCACCGGAGAAATACTCCATGCGATTGACCAAATCCGTGTGCTGACGCATTCTGATGCGGATCAACATCATCAGCAGGCCGAAGGTCAGCAAGGTCACAGCTAATGATAATGCTAGCTTCATGAAGCAGCCCACCTTATGCGATGCTGCCGGCCAATGATGTTATCAGCCAGACGATCAACCTGCCGGGACAAGGGACTGTCCGGACGGATATCCGTAGCCATCTTGCCCTTATCGGCAGCGTCAGAAACGATGGCATATTCATTGGGGATGATCTCGGTTACGGGATACCCCAATTTCTGCGATAATTCAAGTTTGGAACGGGAATCACAAGGTTCCACGCGGGTAAAGATAGTCTTAACCCGGGTTTCCATATCTTCCCAATCCCGGAAGATTTCCAAGGCCCGTTTCATATGGTCAATCTCGTAAGCGCCATTGATCATGCTCATCACGAAGGTGGTGCTGGACGCTTCCGCCGCCGCAATGGATGTAGGATTGAAGCCCGCCGGCACATCGATGAGGATATAGCGGAACAGGCTGCGGCTCATGGCGATGAGATTTTCCAACCGCTTGATTGACACCTTGTCAATCATATTCGGCGTCTTCGTGCCGCATAGCACGCTGACATTTGGCGCCACGGGCATATAATAGGAACTCAGGGACGCCGGTGACAGGAACTTCGTATCCCGCACCGCTTCCACAATGGTGGTCTGGGGCGCAAGGTTGAAGAACACGGCCATATCACCGAACTGCAGATCCGCATCGATGATGCCCACCGGTTCCCGCGTCTTGCGGGCCAGAGCCATGGCAAGATTGGCAATCAAGGTTGTCTTGCCGCTCTTGCCCTTGGGACTGAAGAACACCAATGTCTCGGCCCCGGCCTCACTGCCCAGGCGGGAGAAGGTATCCACAGTCTCCTGCAGTTCCACTCCTGTAAAGGGCTTGATGATATAGCCTTTGGCACCGGCCTTGACACTGTGGCTGGCGTTTTCTGCCTGCCACTTTTCCCCCATGCAGAGGATAGCTGCCGCCGGATAGGCACGTTTGAACTCGTCAATCAGTCCCATGCCTCCAGGCTGTTCAATATCCAACAGAATCAGATTGGGGCTGAATACTGCTCCCTGCCCCAAGGCATCACTGACATTCTGGAATTTGGCCGCCAAAGTGAAGTTCGGGGTATCATTTACCACCTGGCTGAGCCGTTCCAGCATCAAGCGATCTGACTCTACCAGCAATACGCGGTATTCCATAACTTACCTCCTCAGCCAAAAATCCTAGACAACCAGGACTCTGACACTTCTTCTTCATCATCGTCCATGACATTATCATACGCACGGTTGGTATAACGCGCCACGAGATCCCGCAGGGCATCCCCCAATTCACTGCCGCCCGAGCGAAGCACCAAAGGAACACCATCCTGAATGGAACGGCTGGCCGCCTGGAAATCATTGGGCAGAATGTGATAGAAAGGTTCGCCCAGCAGATTTTCCACATCGGCAATGCTGATACGGGTTTTCGCATTGCTGCGGTTCAAGATCAGACGGATCTTATTCTTGTCGTAATTCAGCTTTTTCAGCGTATCCGTGCCGATTTTCATATTCTTGATGGTTGGAATGAAATCCACAATCCCCAGGAAGCTGACAATAGTTGACAAGTCAAGCAAGGCCAGATTCAGCTTGCTGAACATGGAGGTGGTATCCACCAGCACATAATCAAAGATATTCTGCAACTGCCGAATCATATCTATGGCCTTGTCAGCATCGATATTATAAGCTTCCTCCAATTTCGCAGGCGCTGCCAATACGTAGAACACTACATTGTTGTATTCAAAGGGCGTTAGATATTCCTCCGCCTGCACTTTGCGCCCCTGCAGAGCCATGGCCTGTTGGAGATCATAGGACGTGCGCTGGGGCAGCAATTGCAGGTAATTGCTGACATCCCCAAACTGCAAATCAAAATCTACAAGGCAGACCTTTTTACCCTGACGGGCCAATTCAGCGGCCATATTAGTGCTGATAATGGTCTTACCCACCGCCGAAGCGGTACTGAAAAAGGTTATGACAACGCCGTGTATTTCCTGTGTAAATCCTGGCATAATGTCTCCTTCTTACTTTTTAATTAATTGTTACCTACTGGCATAATCTGATCCAGCGGACTTGTTTCCTCGCCCCGCAGTTCCTTATCTGCCCTTTCCTCCCGGGCTTTGCGGTCGGCTTTTGCCTCGGCTTTCGTCATCTTACCGCTTGTCACGCCATTGGGATCAACGGAGCGCATGATCTTGTAATCCCGGCGGCTTTCCTGGTAGGCCTCTTCCATCTTCTCCGACATCTTGACCGGCGTGCGTTCATTAACTACCCGCGGCGTAAGGAGAATCATGATCTCCGACTTCTGCCGGCTGTCATTATGATATTTGAAGAGTTCACCCAAGATGGGAATATCTCCCAGCAAAGGCAATTTCGTGATGGTCTTGGAATCTTCCGAGTTCAGCAGACCGCCAATGGCCATGGTCATGCCATTGGGAATCGTGACTTCGGTCTGGGCCGAACGTGTGGACAGACCTGGCATTTTATAACCATTAGCCGTAACACTGTTCGTCCAATCCAAACGACTGACCTCAGCATTGAGTTTTGCCTGGACATTGCCCTGCTGATCCACTGTGGGATTGAGGATATTCAGAGAAATACCGTAAGGCTTGTATTCCACCGTAATATTGTTGCTAGAACTGGAAGCAGATGGATAGGGAATCTGACCGCCTACCAAAATGCCTGCAGATTTACCACTCATGGTGGTAATATTGGGGCGGGATACCACCCGCGCCTTCCCCTGTTCAATCATCAGCCGCAGTTGCGCATTGATCTGGGAAAAATGCGTGAACAGCCAATTCTTCGTATACCAGTGGTTGCCCTTACTGCGCTGCTGACCAAAGCTTTCCCCACCGTAGAACAGACCTGTATCACCTAAGGTCACCCCTTCAGTATCAGAAGAAGATGAAGTGACCGGTGATGAATAGGTCACGCCCAACTGTTTAGCCGCATCGGAGTTGATTTCGATAACGAGGGCCTCCATATTTATTTGATCAGGATTCTCCATATCCAGAAGGTTAATAACC
It includes:
- a CDS encoding NAD(P)/FAD-dependent oxidoreductase; this translates as MKTAIIIGAGPAGLTAAYYMLKETDIHPIIVEKEDYVGGIARTVNYKGNRMDIGGHRFFSKSPEIVALWKELLPVQGELAMDDRMLNRVNKLQDNGPDPDEEDTVMLIRRRISRILYLKHFFDYPISLGFNTIRNLGMKRLLVVTASYFKTMLVKLPENNLENFMINRFGKRLYQMFFKEYTHKVWGRYPAEIDADWGSQRIKGVSLLGLIKNFLVRITHARSQKVETSLIEEFYYPKYGPGQLWEKMKEEIEKQGGEIYLNSEVQELCCQDDKLTCVKTKTDMGVKIWNPDYVISSMPIKDLIHDIADTLPPQKVRDVADGLLYRDFITVGLLVDKLKLKNTTKIKTLGNIVPDCWIYVQEPEVEIGRLQIFNNWSPYLVQDPVNKVWLGLEYFCQENDEKWSMRDEEFIKFAIKELEHIGVISAGDVEDSVCIHVPKAYPAYFGKYKEFPVIKDYLDSIDNLFCIGRNGQHRYNNMDHSMMTAMEAVKTIIDENSNRNNIWNVNTEQEYHEN
- a CDS encoding GtrA family protein, which gives rise to MNFPELFRYAIVGAVSFLFDFGILMFFYNVMGLYIPYGLYIATVLGFVGGLALNTYLSVKFVFIDNSQLKNNSFKWHDGASVFLIGIIGLLLTEIGMFVGVEILNIYYVLTKIIVTAIVFLWNYWARRRFVFYRSVLIK
- a CDS encoding type II secretion system F family protein, coding for MLIFLFSLFLALTAFLLLYAIIRKVILPQTSVRQRIFALENNDNNAPIEASKPMVKKDGQRKLREIPFMERVVKPAGERLAESVSRMTPKQVLALVEKRLVMAGKAHECTAPQFVVICLIGALSMWFVTFTLVGDGNFILIQKIVFMLLGGVMGGFMPIACLNTMMQKRQAEIARQLPEVLDLLCVSVQAGLSFDAALSKITGRMKGELISECKRLQEDIRMGMVRRTAMKNLASRCDVQDVSLFMTSVIQAERLGTSMSKTLKNQADNIRERRRQFVKAQAMKAPVKIVFPLVLFIFPALFVVTLVPTLLFLLKNM
- a CDS encoding CpaF family protein; protein product: MSLLTRLGRRDGRNKQVRIFAAQDEAQEMAEERSYQAVKHRIHQRIIDEMTPAEQVVLSSLNQDPRQVEEIITRYCERALDTAAFTIPRGEKARLIADIRDEMLGLGPIEPLLQDDSITEIMVNGPKKVFVERLGKLERTDVQFHDNAHIMNIAERILTPLGRRIDESSPLVDARLEDGSRVNIIIPPLALNGPSITIRKFSKKPLTVDNLIAFGTIDEKMAKFLRACVEARVNILVSGGTGSGKTTTLNVISSFIPEEERIVTIEDAAELRLQQEHVVTLESRPANIEGEGQITIRDLVRNALRMRPDRIIVGEVRSGEALDMLQAMNTGHDGSLTTAHANSPRDALSRLETMVLMSGLELPVRAIREQISSAIDLIIQQSRMRDGSRKITHVTEVQHMEGNTITMQDIFRYQQQGYDESGKAIGTYVATGLKPDFMDKFEINDVELPEDFFAVESGDRRSIF
- a CDS encoding TadE/TadG family type IV pilus assembly protein; amino-acid sequence: MKFQRGQAIVEFALLLPLFLVLLFGIFYSGMVMADYLTLSSIARSSAREAAIVDNKNKYKTIRDNYVKKSKLPIDILDWNPKKNENDFKITYEKNSQNVIVELKADLNKDGVGYTLAGVLDNITGSDMKDISLKIRYTMYSEKQLE
- a CDS encoding type II secretion system F family protein, with the translated sequence MKLALSLAVTLLTFGLLMMLIRIRMRQHTDLVNRMEYFSGAAMRLRQQELRGERAKAVAKDRFRNFVQRAGAWVRKIQHSGNSMDFKMQQADWPLLGSEFEVILGLLGGLCAAITMAATLEPLWSLAAFAGGVILGLMFLSIHIKRRQKAFTNQLGDMLTMVANALRAGFSFMQAFEHIAREMDAPIGREVQKVVNEVNIGVDLETALDNMQKRVNSPDFELVVTAVLIQRQVGGNLAQIMDTISDTINERIRMRREIMALTAQGRASGIVLTALPIALGFVLSIINPTYLQPLFTEPIGRMFMVAAIVMEIVGYLVIQKIVNIKF
- a CDS encoding response regulator, with the protein product MEYRVLLVESDRLMLERLSQVVNDTPNFTLAAKFQNVSDALGQGAVFSPNLILLDIEQPGGMGLIDEFKRAYPAAAILCMGEKWQAENASHSVKAGAKGYIIKPFTGVELQETVDTFSRLGSEAGAETLVFFSPKGKSGKTTLIANLAMALARKTREPVGIIDADLQFGDMAVFFNLAPQTTIVEAVRDTKFLSPASLSSYYMPVAPNVSVLCGTKTPNMIDKVSIKRLENLIAMSRSLFRYILIDVPAGFNPTSIAAAEASSTTFVMSMINGAYEIDHMKRALEIFRDWEDMETRVKTIFTRVEPCDSRSKLELSQKLGYPVTEIIPNEYAIVSDAADKGKMATDIRPDSPLSRQVDRLADNIIGRQHRIRWAAS
- a CDS encoding AAA family ATPase — its product is MPGFTQEIHGVVITFFSTASAVGKTIISTNMAAELARQGKKVCLVDFDLQFGDVSNYLQLLPQRTSYDLQQAMALQGRKVQAEEYLTPFEYNNVVFYVLAAPAKLEEAYNIDADKAIDMIRQLQNIFDYVLVDTTSMFSKLNLALLDLSTIVSFLGIVDFIPTIKNMKIGTDTLKKLNYDKNKIRLILNRSNAKTRISIADVENLLGEPFYHILPNDFQAASRSIQDGVPLVLRSGGSELGDALRDLVARYTNRAYDNVMDDDEEEVSESWLSRIFG
- a CDS encoding type II and III secretion system protein family protein, with the protein product MFTGKRAAAIALGLTTAAIVAPAPVYAYMQPIWLGVNQSYYLSPGSAITRVAVGNPKIADVQELGPFAINIVAVGQGTTTINVWTANGMRQDFTVSVSNEDKGLASTIERAINLPGVTVQMVENRVLLRGQVKNQYEKDLAFKIACLYVGENPVATKKGNIKLGDNTGSSANVKTEVTTEEQIDSSARVINLLDMENPDQINMEALVIEINSDAAKQLGVTYSSPVTSSSSDTEGVTLGDTGLFYGGESFGQQRSKGNHWYTKNWLFTHFSQINAQLRLMIEQGKARVVSRPNITTMSGKSAGILVGGQIPYPSASSSSNNITVEYKPYGISLNILNPTVDQQGNVQAKLNAEVSRLDWTNSVTANGYKMPGLSTRSAQTEVTIPNGMTMAIGGLLNSEDSKTITKLPLLGDIPILGELFKYHNDSRQKSEIMILLTPRVVNERTPVKMSEKMEEAYQESRRDYKIMRSVDPNGVTSGKMTKAEAKADRKAREERADKELRGEETSPLDQIMPVGNN